A genomic stretch from Carassius auratus strain Wakin chromosome 37, ASM336829v1, whole genome shotgun sequence includes:
- the LOC113056209 gene encoding interferon-induced protein with tetratricopeptide repeats 5-like isoform X1, giving the protein MDPDRTLRAKLLQLECHFTWALNRDDIDLNDVLNRLQEQIKLYFGKKEGLAKTYSPLAYVQFLLGFHEEAHNNLMTSVKLLMECHQDEFHKTLIVTYGNLAWLNYHMKNYKECESYLKKLQKINETLLTEWSSVPEVLGEKGWTFLKFSQTYYNRAKECFRKALEIEPEEGEWNAGYAIALYRTEFENSSLDNSPTIKQLKRAIATNPEDDVLKVLLSMRLIVYKKYKEAESLVEKALERSPDHPHVMRYVAKFFRSQGSVDRSIHLLKRALENSPDSSFIHHQLALCYKFKKIQLLQEQSHHAKGAKVQQIRDQCIYHLEKATSLTASFISAMSDLALLYGENRDMSRAEELFQLAFKAAREKNDNLHVVNFCYAEFQLYCHRCESSAIKYFMECLKIKQNLQEGKKSANILKKIADKRIQRNSSDVEAYGILGFLHKVNGEKRQAIECYEKALSYEDNDEFLSNLSELRMSSQ; this is encoded by the coding sequence ATGGATCCGGACAGAACTTTGAGAGCAAAACTTCTCCAGTTGGAATGCCACTTCACCTGGGCTCTGAACAGAGATGATATAGATCTAAATGATGTTCTCAATAGACTGCAAGAACAGATTAAGCTGTACTTCGGAAAGAAAGAAGGCCTTGCCAAAACTTACAGTCCTTTGGCCTATGTCCAGTTCCTTCTGGGGTTTCACGAGGAGGCACATAATAATCTCATGACATCCGTGAAGCTACTCATGGAATGCCACCAGGATGAATTTCATAAAACTCTCATTGTCACTTATGGAAACCTTGCCTGGCTAAACTACCACATGAAGAACTACAAAGAATGTGAAAGTTACCTGAAGAAGCTTCAGAAGATAAATGAAACCTTACTCACTGAATGGTCATCTGTTCCAGAGGTGCTTGGTGAAAAGGGATGGACTTTTCTTAAATTCTCACAAACATATTACAACAGAGCCAAAGAATGTTTCAGGAAGGCTTTAGAAATTGAACCAGAGGAAGGCGAATGGAATGCTGGTTATGCAATTGCTCTGTATCGCACCGAATTCGAGAATTCCAGTTTGGATAATTCGCCTACAATAAAGCAGCTGAAACGAGCCATTGCCACGAATCCAGAGGATGATGTTCTCAAAGTCCTCTTAAGCATGCGGCTGATTGTTTACAAAAAGTACAAAGAGGCTGAGAGTTTGGTAGAGAAGGCTTTAGAAAGATCTCCAGATCACCCACATGTCATGCGATATGTTGCAAAATTCTTCAGGAGTCAAGGAAGTGTGGACAGGTCAATTCATCTTTTGAAGCGAGCACTGGAAAACTCACCCGATTCTAGTTTCATACATCATCAGTTAGCTCTTTGCTATAAGTTTAAGAAAATCCAACTGTTGCAGGAGCAAAGTCACCATGCCAAAGGGGCAAAAGTTCAACAGATTCGCGATCAATGCATCTATCATTTAGAAAAGGCCACCAGCCTGACAGCCTCCTTCATTTCTGCAATGAGCGATCTAGCGCTGCTGTATGGAGAGAACCGGGATATGTCACGGGCTGAGGAGCTGTTTCAGCTCGCTTTTAAAGCAGCCAGAGAGAAAAACGACAATCTACATGTTGTCAATTTTTGTTATGCTGAATTCCAGCTCTACTGCCACAGATGTGAGTCGTCAGCTATCAAATACTTCATGGAATGTCTAAAGATTAAACAGAATTTACAAGAAGGGAAGAAAAGTGCCAACATTTTAAAGAAGATCGCTGACAAACGAATTCAGAGAAACTCAAGTGATGTGGAGGCTTATGGGATACTAGGGTTCCTTCATAAGGTAAATGGGGAGAAACGTCAAGCCATTGAGTGCTATGAGAAAGCTCTGAGTTATGAAGACAATGATGAGTTCCTCAGTAACCTTAGTGAACTCAGGATGTCCTCACAGTAA
- the LOC113056210 gene encoding interferon-induced protein with tetratricopeptide repeats 5-like → MDPDRTLRAKLLQLECHFTWALNRDDIDLNDVLNRLQEQIKLYFGKKEGLAKTYSPLAYVQFLLGFHEEAHNNLMTSVKLLMECHQDEFHKTLIVTYGNLAWINYHKKNYKECESYLKKLQKINETLLTEWSSVPEVLGEKGWTFLKFSQKYYNRAKECFRKALEIEPEEGEWNAGYAIALYRTEFENSSLDNSPTIKQLKRAIATNPEDDVLKVLLSMRLIVYKKYQEAESLVEKALEGSPDHPHVMRYVAKFFRNQGSVDRSIPLLKRALENSPDSSFIHHQLALCYKFKKIQLLQEQSNHAKGAKVQQIRDQCIYHLEKATSLTASFISAMSDLALLYGENRDMSRAEELFQLAFKAAREKNDNLHVVNLCYAEFQLYCHRCESSAIKYFMECLKIKPNLLTGKKSANILKKIADKRIQRNSNDVEAYGILGFLHKVNGEKDQAIECYEKALSYEDNDEFLSNLSELRMSSQ, encoded by the coding sequence ATGGATCCGGACAGAACTTTGAGAGCAAAACTTCTCCAGTTGGAATGCCACTTCACCTGGGCTCTGAACAGAGATGATATAGATCTAAATGATGTTCTCAATAGACTGCAAGAACAGATTAAGCTGTACTTCGGAAAGAAAGAAGGCCTTGCCAAAACTTACAGTCCTTTGGCCTATGTCCAGTTCCTTCTGGGGTTTCACGAGGAGGCACATAATAATCTCATGACATCCGTGAAGCTACTCATGGAATGCCACCAGGATGAATTTCATAAAACTCTCATTGTCACTTATGGAAACCTCGCCTGGATAAACTACCACAAGAAGAACTACAAAGAATGTGAAAGTTACCTGAAGAAGCTTCAGAAGATAAATGAAACCTTACTCACTGAGTGGTCATCTGTTCCAGAGGTGCTTGGTGAAAAGGGATGGACTTTTCTTAAATtctcacaaaaatattacaacagAGCCAAAGAATGTTTCAGGAAGGCTTTAGAAATTGAACCAGAGGAAGGCGAATGGAATGCTGGTTATGCAATTGCTCTGTATCGCACCGAATTCGAGAATTCCAGTTTGGATAATTCGCCTACAATAAAGCAGCTGAAACGAGCCATTGCCACGAATCCAGAGGATGATGTTCTCAAAGTCCTCTTAAGCATGCGGCTGATTGTTTACAAAAAGTACCAAGAGGCTGAGAGTTTGGTAGAGAAGGCTTTAGAAGGATCTCCAGATCACCCACATGTCATGCGATATGTTGCAAAATTCTTCAGGAATCAAGGAAGTGTGGACAGGTCAATTCCTCTTTTGAAGCGAGCACTGGAAAACTCACCCGATTCGAGTTTCATACATCATCAGTTAGCTCTTTGCTATAAGTTTAAGAAAATCCAACTGTTGCAGGAGCAAAGTAACCATGCCAAAGGGGCAAAAGTTCAACAGATTCGCGATCAATGCATCTATCATTTAGAAAAGGCCACCAGCCTGACAGCCTCCTTCATTTCTGCAATGAGCGATCTAGCGCTGCTGTATGGAGAGAACCGGGATATGTCACGGGCTGAGGAGCTGTTTCAGCTCGCTTTTAAAGCAGCCAGAGAGAAAAACGACAATCTACATGTTGTCAATTTGTGTTATGCTGAATTCCAGCTTTACTGCCACAGATGTGAGTCGTCAGCTATCAAATACTTCATGGAATGTCTAAAGATTAAACCGAATTTACTCACAGGGAAGAAAAGTGCCAACATTTTAAAGAAGATCGCTGATAAACGAATTCAGAGAAACTCAAATGATGTGGAGGCTTATGGGATACTAGGGTTCCTTCATAAGGTAAATGGGGAGAAAGATCAAGCCATTGAGTGCTATGAGAAAGCTCTGAGTTATGAAGACAATGATGAGTTCCTCAGTAACCTTAGTGAACTCAGGATGTCCTCACAGTAA
- the LOC113056209 gene encoding interferon-induced protein with tetratricopeptide repeats 5-like isoform X2 gives MDPDRTLRAKLLQLECHFTWALNRDDIDLNDVLNRLQEQIKLYFGKKEGLAKTYSPLAYVQFLLGFHEEAHNNLMTSVKLLMECHQDEFHKTLIVTYGNLAWLNYHMKNYKECESYLKKLQKINETLLTEWSSVPEVLGEKGWTFLKFSQTYYNRAKECFRKALEIEPEEGEWNAGYAIALYRTEFENSSLDNSPTIKQLKRAIATNPEDDVLKVLLSMRLIVYKKYKEAESLVEKALERSPDHPHVMRYVAKFFRSQGSVDRSIHLLKRALENSPDSSFIHHQLALCYKFKKIQLLQEQSHHAKGAKVQQIRDQCIYHLEKATSLTASFISAMSDLALLYGENRDMSRAEELFQLAFKAAREKNDNLHVVNFCYAEFQLYCHRCESSAIKYFMECLKIKQNLQEGKKSANILKKIADKRIQRNSSDVEAYGILGFLHKIRTYTTGNVGHKKGK, from the exons ATGGATCCGGACAGAACTTTGAGAGCAAAACTTCTCCAGTTGGAATGCCACTTCACCTGGGCTCTGAACAGAGATGATATAGATCTAAATGATGTTCTCAATAGACTGCAAGAACAGATTAAGCTGTACTTCGGAAAGAAAGAAGGCCTTGCCAAAACTTACAGTCCTTTGGCCTATGTCCAGTTCCTTCTGGGGTTTCACGAGGAGGCACATAATAATCTCATGACATCCGTGAAGCTACTCATGGAATGCCACCAGGATGAATTTCATAAAACTCTCATTGTCACTTATGGAAACCTTGCCTGGCTAAACTACCACATGAAGAACTACAAAGAATGTGAAAGTTACCTGAAGAAGCTTCAGAAGATAAATGAAACCTTACTCACTGAATGGTCATCTGTTCCAGAGGTGCTTGGTGAAAAGGGATGGACTTTTCTTAAATTCTCACAAACATATTACAACAGAGCCAAAGAATGTTTCAGGAAGGCTTTAGAAATTGAACCAGAGGAAGGCGAATGGAATGCTGGTTATGCAATTGCTCTGTATCGCACCGAATTCGAGAATTCCAGTTTGGATAATTCGCCTACAATAAAGCAGCTGAAACGAGCCATTGCCACGAATCCAGAGGATGATGTTCTCAAAGTCCTCTTAAGCATGCGGCTGATTGTTTACAAAAAGTACAAAGAGGCTGAGAGTTTGGTAGAGAAGGCTTTAGAAAGATCTCCAGATCACCCACATGTCATGCGATATGTTGCAAAATTCTTCAGGAGTCAAGGAAGTGTGGACAGGTCAATTCATCTTTTGAAGCGAGCACTGGAAAACTCACCCGATTCTAGTTTCATACATCATCAGTTAGCTCTTTGCTATAAGTTTAAGAAAATCCAACTGTTGCAGGAGCAAAGTCACCATGCCAAAGGGGCAAAAGTTCAACAGATTCGCGATCAATGCATCTATCATTTAGAAAAGGCCACCAGCCTGACAGCCTCCTTCATTTCTGCAATGAGCGATCTAGCGCTGCTGTATGGAGAGAACCGGGATATGTCACGGGCTGAGGAGCTGTTTCAGCTCGCTTTTAAAGCAGCCAGAGAGAAAAACGACAATCTACATGTTGTCAATTTTTGTTATGCTGAATTCCAGCTCTACTGCCACAGATGTGAGTCGTCAGCTATCAAATACTTCATGGAATGTCTAAAGATTAAACAGAATTTACAAGAAGGGAAGAAAAGTGCCAACATTTTAAAGAAGATCGCTGACAAACGAATTCAGAGAAACTCAAGTGATGTGGAGGCTTATGGGATACTAGGGTTCCTTCATAAG atcAGAACTTATACCACAGGTAATGTTGGCCATAAGAAAGGTAAATAG